The genomic stretch TCAATGCCCGCATCGATAAATACGGCCTCAGGACTGAGGTAAAAGTTAACTGAAAATTTCCGCTCTATCCCCTGCTCAAACCGTCGTCCACATCTGTGGGCGGCGGTTTCTTTTTCATGTTGTAAAAAATACGGACAGCATTCTTTTATCTCTACAGCTTCTCTTATTTTGTCTGATAGATAAATATTAAATTAATTAAGTTGTTTATGCGTTTAAATATACGTGTGAATTCTTGGCACAACTATTGCCATTATCATTCTAGAAGTAAACCTGCTGGAGGAATGGATGCATAGCACTGAAGTCAGAATTCTCATCGTGGAGCGCAACCCTCGTATGCGTGATTTTTTGCGGCGTGAATTTTCAAGGCGCAATTTCATCTTAGAGGATGCCGGTAATGTGGGGGAGCTGTTTTCGAAACTGGACTCAGATATTCCAGTTCATCTTGTTGTTCTGTCTGTGAATGCTCCTGAAGGGCTGGATGGAGAGTTGCTGCAGCAGCTTGTTACAAATTATCCGCATATTCCGGTTATCCTGCACAGCTATCTTGAGGAGCTGTCTGATGAGCCGTTTCTCCGCAAAGTTGCCGCAATGGTCGAGAAAAGCGGTAATCCGGAAAATCTCACCCGTATGGTCTCGGTTGTACTGAGCCGCTATTATCCTGATTTAATTTCAGACGAGCCGGAGAAAGATGATGTCTAATAAATATTATCACGGCCTGACCAAGAGTATGATGTTTACGATTATCCTTGTGTCGTTCACTCCGCTGCTTACCATCACTTTTCTGGCCGGTTACCAGTACAGTGTTGCATATAAGAGCCGGGTTGTGGCCCACCTGCGGGAACTGGTCCTCAAACATGATCAGAGCATTGATTACTATCTTAAAGAAAAAACAGCTGAAATTCAGGTGCTGGCCGCTGTTGAAGGCATTGAAAATTTAAAAAATGAAGCCCGTCTGGAGGCTCTGCATAATTCTCTGCTTCGTCACCACAGAGCTGATTTTGTCGATCTCGGGCTGGTGAACAGCAAGGGAATTCAGGTTACTTATGTCGGTCCTTTTAATCTGCGGGGCGCAAACTATGCCGATGCACAGTGGTTCAAGAATGTGCAGGAGCATCAGATATATATCAGTGATGTTTTCCTGGGGCTTCGAGGTGTCCCCCATTTTATCATAGCTGTTCTGATAGAGTCGGAGGGTGAGAAGTGGGTGCTGCGGACCACTCTGGATTTTATTGCTTTCAATACACTGGTGGAAGATATCCGTATCGGTGAAACAGGGCTGGCTTTTATTATCAACCGTAAAGGCGAATTTCAGACCACGCCTCGTAAAAATATTATAAATGAAATCCCTTTTTTGAAAAAACTGGCTGCTGGAAAAAATGAATTTTCCGGTCTGCTGCATCGTCGTGCATCCATCAGCATGAAAATCAATCCTGCGACAGGGCGTGAGACTATTTTCGTGATCAGTCCCATTAAGAGCGGTAACTGGCTGATGATTTATCAGCAGGATGTAAGTGATGCGTTTTCCGATCTTAATCAGGCCAAGAATATTGCGGCTGTGATTCTCCTGTTCGGCGGAGTTGCCATCGTAGTTATGGCTTATCTCATGTCCAGGCGTATGGCCCGTAAAGTAGAGCTGGCTGATATTGAAAAAGGTATAATGAATGAGCAGGTCATTGAGGCCGGCAAGCTTGCTTCTGTAGGGGAACTGGCAGCCGGAATAGCTCACGAGATTAATAATCCGGTAGCGATAATGGTTGAAGAGGCCGGATGGATTCAGGATCTTCTCGCTGAAGGATTATATGTGGAAGATAATGAGCGTGAAGTTCTGCGTGCCCTTAATCAGATCCGCAGTCAGGGAATCCGTTGCAAGGATATCACCCATAAGCTGCTCAGTTTCGCACACAAGATAGATCCCACCATTATACGGGTAAAGCTCAATGATCTTATCTATGAGATGGCTGAATTGTGCGAACAGCGCGCCAAGTACGCCAACGTGAATATTGAAACAAGTTTGGCGGACAATCTACCGGAAATTGCAGCCAGTCCTTCAGAATTACAACAGGTTTTTCTTAATCTTATCAATAATGCCATCGATTCAATGGACCCCAAAGGCGGGGAGCTTGATATTGCAACCCGTTTTGAAAGCGGAGTTGTGGTTGTTTCTATTTCCGATACCGGATGCGGCATTCCGAAATCAAACCTTTCCCGAATCTTTGATCCTTTCTTTACCACCAAACCTGTGGGCAAAGGGACAGGTCTTGGGTTGTCCATAATCTACGGCATCATAAGTAAAATGAAAGGTGAAATAAGTGTGAAATCAGCTCTCGATAAGGGAACTGTATTCACTATTAAACTGCCTGCTGCTGAAGCGGAATGAAGAAAGAATGACAAGTTTTCAAATTAGGAAAATGTACTTTTAACTAATTTTTATATCAGGATAATTTTATAAACAGGAGGTCATATTATGCTGGCTACTATTCTTCTTATTGATGACGAACATGGATTTATCGACACCATGTCAAAGCGGCTCAGTAAGCGCGGGCTTACAGTCTACACGGCCTATAACGGGCAGGAGGGACTTGAATCCCTTGCAAAGTATGGTGCCATCGATGTTGTTGTTCTGGACGTTAAAATGCCCGGTATTAACGGGATTGATGTTCTTAAAATCATCAAGACAGAACATCCGCTTGTAGAGGTCATCATGCTTACCGGTCATGCCACTGTGGAAAGTGCCATTGAAGGCATGAAGAACGGTGCCTACGATTACATGCTTAAACCATGTGAAATGGAAGAACTTCGCGCGAAAATCAAAGAGGCCTACCTGAAGAAACAGTCTCAGGAAACAAAGATCTATGAGGCAAGGGCAAGGCATATTGAACTGCGCAGGGGTGATTAAAAGGATGTTGTCATGAGTAATGATATTATCCGGGGTCTGCTTGTCGATGATGAGAAAGGCTTTACCGAGGTGCTGAAAAAACGGCTGGGAAAACGCGGTTTGGAAATTCTTACTGCTCCCGGTGGAACTGAAGCTATTCAGCTCCTTAGGAAGCATGATTTTGATGTCGCGATTCTGGATCTCAAAATGGAAGATATGGATGGCATTGAGGTGCTCAGGATATTTAAAAAAATGGCCCCGGATATGCCGGTAATCATGCTTACCGGGCATGGGTCCGAAAAAGCCGCCAAAGAGGGCATGACCCAAGGCGCTTTTGATTATCTCCTGAAACCTTGTGATCTTGAAGATTTACTTGAAAAAATTCATCAGGCTGTCAATCGCATCAGCTGATGAATCCTGTGAAATCTTAAAAGATCAGCTGAAAATCAGAAAATACTTTCAGGTGAAAATTCATCTGGAGGACAGAATAACGGCAGTGGATGAAAATGGGTAAGCGACTGAATCAAAGAGATTCTTACGGTTCATTTGCAATTTAAAAATTAAAAATAAGGATAATCTCATGAAATTCGCACGTAATTTTTATGCAGCTTTGAAGGAGGCGGCACAGGCCCATGCAAGATGGGATCTGGAGGTCTCCACCAGTATCATTCAGGACAAACGTAAAGTGTGGATTATTGCCATACTTACCGCACTGGGGCTGATGGTCTCCATCGCATTTGCGGATGATCTTAACCTGCCGGCAATGCTGGGTGGTAAAAAAGCATACACTCCGGCTTTTTATACAACCGGAATTTTTCTGGCTTCCATAGCCATCGGGCTGTGTGCCGGGCTGATTACCGGATGTATCGGGGCAGGTGGCGGTTTTATTATTACCCCTGCATTGATGTCGGCAGGTATCAAGGGTATTCTTGCTGTCGGTACCGATCTTTTCCATATTTTCGCCAAGGCTATCATGGGAACTGCTGTTCACAAGAAACTTGGTAATGTCTCAGTTGGGCTGGCAATTGCCTTTCTGGTCGGTTCAGGGGCAGGTGTTCTAGGCGGCGGGGTTTTAAACCGGCTGATTTATGAGGCCAATCCTGTTGCATCTGACGCATTTATCTCAGTTATCTATGTATTTCTGCTGGGCTTTCTGGGTATATATGCAATGGCTGATTTTCTGCGGTTGCGTAAAGCCGGAGGCGGCGGTAGTGCCCACGGCGGCGGAGCTGAAAGCGGCGGTGGACTTCCTGCCAAGCTACAGGCCGCAAATATTCCACCCATGATTTCATTTGACGAAGATCTTATTCCCGGCGGTAAGAAAATATCCGGTCTGTTTGTTGCCCTCTGCGGTGTCATCGTAGGTTTCATGGCTGCAATTATGGGCGTTGGCGGCGGATTTCTTACCTTCCCTATGTTTGTGTATGTGCTCGGCGTAAGTTCCTTCACAACTGTCGGAACTGATATCCTGCAGATTATTTTCACTGCCGGATTTGCCGCAATAAGCCAGTACGCAATCTACGGATTTATTTTCTATACTCTGGCAATGGGCATGCTGCTCGGTTCTCTGCTGGGCATTCAGGTAGGAGCTCTTGTAACTAAGCTGGTCCCCGGTCTATACATCCGCGGTTTTTATGCACTGGCTATTCTGGCAGGTTTTGTAAACAGGCTTTTTGCCATGCCCGGAAAGCTCAATGACATGAAGTATATATCCATAAATCAGGATCTGGCCTTACTGCTGGCTAATATCGGCAACTGGTTATTCTTCCTGACTATCGGTATCTTTGCCGTGTGGGTAATCGGGACATTCCTGAGCAAAACCAAGGAACTTAGGGAGGGCTAGACCATGTTGATACGCGATAAAAAGCATTTTTATCTGGGGGCGACTCTTGCCGTAGGTTTTCTGGCAGTCCTTTACTATATGTTCACCCCTAATTTTAACGGCACGAATGCATTTCATGCCTCAGACGGCTTGTTCAACTCCATTTCCAAGGGCTCAACATATTACATTCCGCAGGTCATGGAAGGTAGCAAAAAGTTTAATGGTAAGGAGTTTAAAAGCACTATTTTTGAAGATAAGCCGAAGTTTATTCCATATGCTACGACTATCCTTGAAAAGAACGGTTTCAGCGTAACTATGGCTGACTCGGGAATAAGCGTTTCCGGTGATTTGGGAACACTTATGACCCGTGCTACTGAGGATTCGGATGCCATGTTTAAAAATAACGGACAGGTT from Maridesulfovibrio zosterae DSM 11974 encodes the following:
- a CDS encoding response regulator, whose product is MSNDIIRGLLVDDEKGFTEVLKKRLGKRGLEILTAPGGTEAIQLLRKHDFDVAILDLKMEDMDGIEVLRIFKKMAPDMPVIMLTGHGSEKAAKEGMTQGAFDYLLKPCDLEDLLEKIHQAVNRIS
- a CDS encoding sensor histidine kinase translates to MSNKYYHGLTKSMMFTIILVSFTPLLTITFLAGYQYSVAYKSRVVAHLRELVLKHDQSIDYYLKEKTAEIQVLAAVEGIENLKNEARLEALHNSLLRHHRADFVDLGLVNSKGIQVTYVGPFNLRGANYADAQWFKNVQEHQIYISDVFLGLRGVPHFIIAVLIESEGEKWVLRTTLDFIAFNTLVEDIRIGETGLAFIINRKGEFQTTPRKNIINEIPFLKKLAAGKNEFSGLLHRRASISMKINPATGRETIFVISPIKSGNWLMIYQQDVSDAFSDLNQAKNIAAVILLFGGVAIVVMAYLMSRRMARKVELADIEKGIMNEQVIEAGKLASVGELAAGIAHEINNPVAIMVEEAGWIQDLLAEGLYVEDNEREVLRALNQIRSQGIRCKDITHKLLSFAHKIDPTIIRVKLNDLIYEMAELCEQRAKYANVNIETSLADNLPEIAASPSELQQVFLNLINNAIDSMDPKGGELDIATRFESGVVVVSISDTGCGIPKSNLSRIFDPFFTTKPVGKGTGLGLSIIYGIISKMKGEISVKSALDKGTVFTIKLPAAEAE
- a CDS encoding response regulator; this translates as MLATILLIDDEHGFIDTMSKRLSKRGLTVYTAYNGQEGLESLAKYGAIDVVVLDVKMPGINGIDVLKIIKTEHPLVEVIMLTGHATVESAIEGMKNGAYDYMLKPCEMEELRAKIKEAYLKKQSQETKIYEARARHIELRRGD
- a CDS encoding response regulator — protein: MHSTEVRILIVERNPRMRDFLRREFSRRNFILEDAGNVGELFSKLDSDIPVHLVVLSVNAPEGLDGELLQQLVTNYPHIPVILHSYLEELSDEPFLRKVAAMVEKSGNPENLTRMVSVVLSRYYPDLISDEPEKDDV
- a CDS encoding sulfite exporter TauE/SafE family protein; the encoded protein is MKFARNFYAALKEAAQAHARWDLEVSTSIIQDKRKVWIIAILTALGLMVSIAFADDLNLPAMLGGKKAYTPAFYTTGIFLASIAIGLCAGLITGCIGAGGGFIITPALMSAGIKGILAVGTDLFHIFAKAIMGTAVHKKLGNVSVGLAIAFLVGSGAGVLGGGVLNRLIYEANPVASDAFISVIYVFLLGFLGIYAMADFLRLRKAGGGGSAHGGGAESGGGLPAKLQAANIPPMISFDEDLIPGGKKISGLFVALCGVIVGFMAAIMGVGGGFLTFPMFVYVLGVSSFTTVGTDILQIIFTAGFAAISQYAIYGFIFYTLAMGMLLGSLLGIQVGALVTKLVPGLYIRGFYALAILAGFVNRLFAMPGKLNDMKYISINQDLALLLANIGNWLFFLTIGIFAVWVIGTFLSKTKELREG